Proteins found in one Anaerolineales bacterium genomic segment:
- a CDS encoding 4Fe-4S binding protein yields MEDQAYQRLARHLDALPNGFPPTASGIERRLLAKLYTPEQADLAARLRLRLESPEQIAARTGLEFADVKPLLKTMARHGLIAVGRADKGLGYGALPFVVGIYEMQVGTIDGEMAQLFEDYYQQAFHQALTEQPPIHRVIPVGESLRTDIEIHPFENASDLLAGAAAWGVLDCICRKQKALIGDGCDHPLDVCLAMSHSPGAFDHNPTIRSLTRQEALATLHRAAEAGLVHSVSNAREGVGYVCNCCTCSCGVLRGLAELGLANVVARSAFVCQVDADLCTGCELCLERCQFGAMAFDGIVQVDSARCVGCGVCGLACPDHALTLWRRPEDEVKPPPATEAEWRLARAQSRGIDLHQVV; encoded by the coding sequence AAGATCAGGCGTACCAGCGGCTTGCGCGTCACCTGGATGCCCTCCCCAATGGGTTTCCTCCCACCGCCAGCGGCATCGAGCGGCGCCTCCTGGCAAAGCTGTATACCCCGGAGCAGGCCGATCTCGCCGCGCGCTTGCGCCTGAGGCTTGAGTCGCCGGAGCAGATCGCGGCCCGCACGGGCCTAGAATTCGCCGATGTCAAACCGCTCCTGAAGACGATGGCCCGGCATGGGCTGATCGCTGTTGGACGGGCTGACAAGGGCCTGGGCTACGGCGCCCTGCCGTTCGTCGTCGGGATCTACGAGATGCAGGTCGGCACGATCGACGGCGAGATGGCGCAGCTGTTCGAGGACTACTACCAGCAGGCATTCCATCAGGCCCTGACGGAGCAGCCGCCGATCCACCGCGTGATCCCGGTCGGCGAAAGTCTGCGCACGGACATTGAGATCCATCCGTTCGAGAACGCCTCTGATTTGCTGGCGGGCGCCGCCGCCTGGGGCGTGCTGGACTGCATCTGCCGTAAGCAGAAGGCGCTGATTGGCGACGGCTGCGACCATCCGCTCGACGTATGCCTGGCCATGAGCCACAGCCCCGGCGCCTTCGATCACAACCCGACGATCCGCAGCCTCACCCGCCAAGAAGCGCTCGCCACGCTGCACCGAGCCGCAGAGGCGGGCCTGGTGCACTCGGTCAGCAACGCCCGCGAGGGCGTGGGGTACGTCTGCAATTGCTGCACGTGCTCGTGCGGCGTGCTGCGCGGGCTGGCCGAACTAGGCCTGGCCAACGTCGTCGCTCGCTCGGCCTTCGTCTGCCAGGTCGACGCCGACCTATGCACCGGCTGCGAGCTTTGTTTGGAGCGCTGTCAGTTCGGAGCAATGGCCTTCGACGGCATCGTGCAGGTGGACAGCGCCCGCTGCGTCGGCTGCGGCGTGTGTGGGCTGGCCTGCCCCGACCACGCCCTGACCCTCTGGCGCCGGCCCGAGGACGAGGTCAAGCCCCCGCCGGCGACCGAAGCCGAATGGCGGCTGGCGCGCGCTCAATCGCGAGGCATCGACTTGCACCAGGTCGTCTGA